One Stratiformator vulcanicus genomic window, CACGGCTGTCGGCTATCGGCGGTCGGCTGTCTGCAAACGATCGCGATGATAGCCGAAATGACTCAGACTCGTTCGCGCTAAGGATGAAAGCTGATCGCTGAGAGCCGATGGCCCTCAACTGACAGCATCCAAGATCAGTTCTTGTTATCGGCGAGCCCCAGTCCGAGTGCCGCAACTTTCTTGTCTCCGTCGCCGGAGCCACGGACGGCGTCGAGGATATTTCTCAACGCACTCTTATCATCGTCCGACTTGGCCCGTCCGAGCAGATCGAAGATCAACGCCGACACCGAAAGGTCTTTAACGTCCTCGAAGCTTACATTGAACTTCTCGACAAACTCGCCCAGTCGCTCAGTGAAGTAGTCCGGGTTGCCGTTGAAAAACGTATTCTTAATATCGCTGATCGTTTCACTATTGTTGACGAAGCGATCAACGGCCTTTCCACTCTTAATGCTGTCGACGATCTTATCGAAGAACTCGGTCTCGCCGCCGACGATATCGATGCGGGCGGTGCGGAGGGCTTCGCTGACGATCTTCGATTGGAAGTCGGCGATGCGGGCTTGAGCATCGATCGCGGCGATTTCGATATCCTTGTCTTTGTTAAGCCGCAATTTGAACTCTTCATGTTCGCGACCGACGCCGTCGAACAGTTTCATTGCTTCCGCCTTCTGTTCGATGCCGGTCGCTTCGGCCTCGAACTTCTGCTGCATGACGGTCGCCTCGGCCGTACCTTCTTTCTGAATCGCATCGGCCTTGGCTTCCTGGCCTTTAGCTTCGGCAACAGCTTTTTTCTCGATGACCGATGCCTCGGCCAAGCCGTCTTTCTCCTTTGCCGTCGCTTTTGCCGAAATAACTTCGGCCTCAGCCAAGCCAGAAGCGGCTTCCTGCGCTCGCGTCGCTTCGGCAAGCATCTTCGAAGATTCCATCTCTTTCTCGGCACTTTTCCGCTGGGCTTCGGCCTCGACGACGATCTGCTCGGCCGTCTGTTCGGCCGCCTGCCGCTCGGCTTCGGCTTCCTTGACCCGCTTGACTAAAGATTCCTGAGCTTCCTGCTCGGCGAGCGTTACGGCCACTTTCTTTCGACGATCAGCCGTCGCGAATTCTTCGGTGTCTTTAATTCGCTGCTCTTCCTCGACCACCGCTCGCTCAACGACCACGCGCTCGCGGATGACATCTTGAATATTACGTTTTTCGACCTCGATCGCCTTCTCTTTTTCGATATCGGCAAGGCCCACGACCTTCTCGCGCTCGGTCTGCTCGAGTTGCTGATCTTTCTTAACTCGTTCCGATTCAACAGCGTCAGTCCGCTCCTTGCTCTTGGCAGCGACGATGGTCTGACGCATGCGGTTTTCTTCCGCCACGTCGATTTCCTGCTGTGTCTTAATTCGTGCCGACTCGGATCGCAGGCGTTCTTCTTCCTCAACCTGTTTCGCTGCGGCTTCTTCGCGGGCGGTGATCGACGCGATTTCCCGCTTCTGCTGCTCTTCCGCTTCGACGCGTTGGCGTTCAAGCTGATAGATCGCCTCAGAT contains:
- a CDS encoding flotillin family protein; this translates as MLSTILANLTFAQAWLETGTLVTGLVVLFVLIIGIMAVLSMFSKFYRKVGPEEAIIRSGRGGLKSATGEGIWVIPVLHMAEHMDLSVKRIEIPRKGASGLICKDNVRADIEVAFFTRVNNTREDILQVAQALGCRRASDKQALVELFDAKFSEALKTVGKHFDFVELYTEREKFKEEILRHIGTDLNGYILDDCAIDYLEQTPVEFLNPQNILDAEGIKKITDLTAREHVLSNSITREKEKTIKKQDVEASEAIYQLERQRVEAEEQQKREIASITAREEAAAKQVEEEERLRSESARIKTQQEIDVAEENRMRQTIVAAKSKERTDAVESERVKKDQQLEQTEREKVVGLADIEKEKAIEVEKRNIQDVIRERVVVERAVVEEEQRIKDTEEFATADRRKKVAVTLAEQEAQESLVKRVKEAEAERQAAEQTAEQIVVEAEAQRKSAEKEMESSKMLAEATRAQEAASGLAEAEVISAKATAKEKDGLAEASVIEKKAVAEAKGQEAKADAIQKEGTAEATVMQQKFEAEATGIEQKAEAMKLFDGVGREHEEFKLRLNKDKDIEIAAIDAQARIADFQSKIVSEALRTARIDIVGGETEFFDKIVDSIKSGKAVDRFVNNSETISDIKNTFFNGNPDYFTERLGEFVEKFNVSFEDVKDLSVSALIFDLLGRAKSDDDKSALRNILDAVRGSGDGDKKVAALGLGLADNKN